GAGAGTATTGGAGATGATGCTTTTTTCATGGGTGACAACCAGTCCATATGTGTCTCTGCTTCAGACTTTCCAGGATGTCAGCCGAATTCCATATACTTCTGCATTGATGATCGGGTGGGTGTGGCTTATGAGGAAGCTCAAGGATCTCTTGACATGGCAGTTTTCAATTTGGAAAACAGAAGATTCGGAAGACGTTACTACTGCTTAAGCCGTTCGCAGAAGAACATGCCGCCATCTATTTGGATTTTGCCCACCATGGTGTGAAAACGATGTTTTGTATGACAGAATAACTTCAAGCTCTTCCATGTGATGGAATAATTTGAAGCTCTATATTTCATTTGTGAGTCTAATTGTAAGCTTATGTTAAtagttatgttttttttccttataaaaACGATATTGGGGGAGGAAAATACGAACACAGAACCTCGGCTGCAAGAGTAAACACACTTTACTCCTCGAGCTTCAAAACCTTTGCAATTTGTGTGTTATGCTAGTCGGGAGGGTGGCGTTTTTCGATTAATTTTAGCAATGACTCTCCTTTGTATTAAGAATTTGGCCATGTTGAACCATACAAGGAGAAAAAGTCATAACCTTTCACATTGGTTTTGCTGAAATGACAGAATTTCCACCTTGTAACCAACGAGAATTACAATTCAACAACGTCGATTTAATTTACTGATCGGATTTTGCGATTTAATTTACTATGAAGGCCGGTTTCTGGTTGTTAGTTATGACGGTCTGGTTTTTTCGATGAACACCAGCAGTGGCTCGACTGCTAAACCCGATATAATCCTAGTTGTTAAACATGCTCCGCAAGGAGGAGCAACCCTTGTCGAATCGTCCAGTGGGGATCTACTGCTCATCCGGAAGCTTGAtgtgtttgatttttggttTGGTAAGATGACTCAGGGCTTCAAGGTTTATAGGGTGGAATGTGCTTGCGGGGATAGACCCGAACAAGTGGAGGAGATTGAGAGTATTGGAAATGATGCTTTGTTTTTGGATTACACTGCATCCATGCGTGTGCCTGCTTTGGACTTCCCTGGACGTCAGCCGAATTGCATATACTTCGTCGCTGATGGCCGGACAGGTCATCTTGATGAAGAACCTCAAGGGCCTCTTCACATGGGTGCCTTCAACTTGGAAAACAGAAGAACGGAAACGGACCAGTACTGCATCGATTGTCCAAAGGCGAACATACCACCATCGATCTGGATTTTCCCCACCATTGTGTGAAAAGATGTGACTCAAATTCATCAAACAGATTTCATTGCTGTTTACTGAATCTATCATCTCATCCGTAGCTTAACGCCGAAAAAAATGTATTCAAATTGCAACTGGCTTCCAAAAACAGTATGTATGAAATTATTTGTCTTCAATTTGTGGCACTTCATTCTCAGTAAAGAACATTTAACAAAATTCCAGATCTGCTACAACATCGAAGGGCAGACCGAATAAAAGAACGACAAAACTTATCGTTCATTATCCAGATTGAAACAACAATCCCTCTAAAATTGATTACTCATGCGGAAGAAAAGCGAAGTAAAAACACAGCATAAAAGTAGAGAGGTAAATTTGCAGTTTTGACTACTCCCGTTACATTTTGTGCAGAAGCAATTCATCCGGGTGAACCGCCTGCTGCTGCCATTAGCCAGGATCAATCAATGtgcatcttcttcttcacaaaACTTGGTGTACTTTTCTGCGTCCAACAATTTATTCAGTTCACCACTATCGCTTATCTCGACTTTCATTATCCACCCATCCCCATACGGGCTTGAGTTGACCTAGTTCAGAAAAATGAATCAAACGTTACGACCATGAAGGGTGAGTGGTGAGGAATCTTTGCTGATGTGTCTGTAATGATGCAATGCTCGTACCACATGCATAACTCCAGCAGTTTAAGGGAATTTTCAAAGCTGAAGACTTTGATAGTTTGGAAAAAAACTTAAGGAGAGTTAAAAATTTCTCACAAGACCACTAACTTTACTTTAATCCAAATAAACCTAATAGAATGCAAGTGTCTTCAACTGTTTATCCAAGCCTTGATTGTGTCAAATATTGCGAAGTGGGTTAGCTTAAAACCGATTAATCATTTAGAACTAAGTTTGTTCAATCTTTCAGGAAATTTAGCAAGATGTCTTTTGTTTCTTGACTTCTCAAACAAAAGATGGGGCATCAACAACATTTGTGATGTTAATTTTGAATCATGTCTCTACTTCAGATATAAGAATTTACCCGAATTACAAGTGGTAAAATACTAATAACAATAATGATGACAGAAGTCGTGAAAAGCTCACGACTGAAACCTGGTAGTCAGTTTTTATGCAATTATTATACCAATGGTAGAGAAATAACATAGGATACGGGAACCTACCAAACCAGGGGAGTTGCTAAGCTCTTCATTGACTTCAGTCACTTTTCCCGACACAGGAGAGTAAACATCACTGGTTGCCTTGACACTTTCAACTGCTCCAAAGCCTTCGCCCTGCTTCACAGCAGCCCCCGCTTCCGGCAACTCAACATACACAACATCACCTAAGTGATCTTGCGCATGATCAGTTATTCCAATAGTTGCGGAGTTTCCATCAACTTTCACCCACTCATGAGAATCGGCGTACTTGAGATCTTTCACAACTGTAGTAAACAGAAAAGTAAAATCTGAAACCACCACAAAACTACGGAAAATTTACCATCCACAATCCAAACAGGAATCTAAATAATTCGATCTATCAACATAATAATAACAACTTCTTTCTGAGCTTTGATGCAGAACAGGATACCTCATCAGATAATATCGTCGGGGAAAAACAGAATGaaaatactgttttttttttttttttggttgtcaTGAAACCGACTCTGagaatgttttaattggtttttaTAGGCAAAATTGCAACGAGAGACGGAAACAGAGATCCATTACCTCCTAAGTAAACATTTTGCTCATTCATAATAAACAACGGATACTTTTATCTAGACACGAACTTGTAATTCCAACAAACGAAATGAAGTCCCGAATATGTATCTGTCAAACACCATTCACAATTCCACAGTACTTCGCAACTGAAGCCAATTccaatcaaacaaaaacaactgtTGAAACATAATGGACAGATCATTACACACATCACACTGACATCAACAGATGCAAAAAAACGCAAAAACCCATTAACGTCTTGAAGATTAAATCCAAAACCTACACCAAATCAAACCATTTGCcgaaacacacacacaacccATCAGTAAAAATCAGATCTTTTATAGCAACATGATGGATCAGGCATTTCAACAAACACATAACGGAGATCCATATCTTCCCCAACAAACAAACCCCATGTTACAAAATACCAAATTCTCAATAATCCCagtattaaccaaaaaaatacaAGCAACCCATGTTCAAAAGCATTCATCTTTCACAAAGATCATTGCAGAAACAATAAAGCAAATCagaaagaatgaaaaaaaaaaatgatccaATAGAAGTGGAAATTTTGTGGGTTTTTTGTTTGCTTACCAGAAGCAAATCCTCTGAGGGTGGTTTGGATTCTGAGGTAGGAAGCCGCCCTTGACGCCCACACCAACCTTGAAGCCATTTGTGAAAtccaacacaaaacaaacactaCCGCTCTGTCTCTctttaaatataaaaacttcACTCCATTTTTATATAGTGGGGTTGGTAGGTTTGCTTTTTAATTTGCTTCCTCTGtccctaattatttttatttttgttatagtATATGGTACATTtggaattaaattaaaaaaaatagaaatacaTGCGAaggaaactttaatgaaaaattttcggtactgtttattttaatgaaaaattatatttttacattaaaaaatcaatcatggtattatttattttacattttattatgtcgttatcgttaaaactcaaagttttcattaattttcctaataATATATtgagagaataaaaaaaaaaggtcgtacccagtgcacaagactCCCGTTTTACGCAGGATCTTGGAGAGGTAAATGTCGGCTAACTTTActcccatttatggagaggctgctcctaAGAATATATTAAGAGAATATTTTCAGAAAAATGAAAAGTAAATGGAGATAGGAGGTGGTGGGTCAATTCATCAACAAACCTAATAAGGTTGAAGTTGGTGAGTGTCGTTGTGGCAGAGTGATAGTCTcggattattaattaattaattaattttagtttgAATGTCACATGGTTCATGGTTGCATGGAAATTTTGTAAGACCAAGCTGGGATCGGtgagttttcttttgtttctttctcctCTTCCTTTCGCCGTTTTCTTCCCTGGGTTTATTGGCCGATTTGCCTTCTTCTCTCCCCTTTGTTGTCTCTCCTCTGACTTCCTCCAACTTCCAAGCTTCAGTCTCCCTTTGTAGCACTTTGTTGCGATGTTTTGAGTTGGTGTGCTTTGATCTGGTGCTTGCACTGGGTCGGGTGTTCCTTGCACCCCCACATTCTCTTTGTTGTCTGCCCTTGTTGGTAGTGTTGCTCATGGTCTGCCATGAGCTTCTTTCCCTTGGCTGCCGATTCTCTGGTGTCTGTAGCTGACCTTGGTGTGAAGCTTGGCGTTGGTTGCTGATTTCGGTGAGGCGCGGCGTTGTTTGGGGTGCGACTTTGGCTGAATCGACATGCACGGCTGCGGTTTTGGTGGTTGTAGCGGTGGCTATGGCGGAAAACGCGTCGGTTCCGGTTGTTTATGTGTTTCTTTGCTTTAGTCTCACCTTTTGGTTGGGCTtctgttgtttgtttgtgttttttgtttttgggcctCTGTGTTGTACATTTTGGGCTCTTATGTTGTAATGCTGGTTGTGGTTAATACTATGGGCAGCCTTGCCcgaatttctaaaaaaaaaaaaaaaaaaaaaaaaaatttacatgtgAAACGACAATCtgaccaaactttttgttcacTTTCCTCACTTGTTATGACTAATGCGGAGTtcgaaaatcattttctttttattattatagtCAAATTAGGTCATAATTTTTCTATTAAGTATGTATTATGTTAGATTATTAATTCGATCCATTACTCATTTTTGTGAAATTCTTGCTACTTTTAGGTGTTATTCTAAAAATTCTTGTAAGCACCGCCAGCTTAGGCGTTAGGTGGATGGTCACTGACCCTATTAATTCttaggtgtttgaaaattaaataagaGCACCCAGACCTGCCTAGGCACTCACCTAGGTAGCGACTCTCACTTAGCCAGAAATTAGATAACTTTTatattgcattttattttttcaataaattgtaagagacttcttaaatacttggatgaacactcattatatgtttgttttcCATATTTTCAATGTGTTCTAATAGTTTATAATCTATGacacctaggcgctaggcccctaCCCATTGCCCAACTAGCACTTAGCGTCTTTTTAAATCTTGTTCTCGTGTGAACTGAACATAATTGCAAGAGGAACGGAATAATAGACTTCCAAGATGGTTGAGTGATCGAACTAACAATTTAACAACATAACAGTTATTCGTGCATGTTAGCTTCTTTCTTGCAGTCTTTAGTCACATAGAGAGATATGGAGCTTTAGCATTTTAGCCATGAGCATACCTTAACAGCTAATGCTTTCTGATGATTTTGATGAAGAGATGGATAGTTAGGATGACAAAATGTAATACTTTGTGATCAGTGTTTACAAAATCCATCCATCAAATAGGTAAAACAGTCCTGACATCCTTGTGCATAGTTCTAATAACAGTACTAACCTGCTCGGTTTGATCATCGCTTGAACACGCTCCAAGAAGTACTTTTGCAGTTTCGACATCTGGATAGCAACCGGCACCAATCATTTCTTCGAAAATTTCCAAGCACCTTGTGTTTAGTTTCTTTATCGGGTATGCTCCAAGCCTCGAAGTCCATGTCACAACATCAGATTTCAAGTTTTTGAGTGGAAGCGACTGAAAGAGCTCTTCCATCTCGTCGAAAAATCCTGCCCTTCCGTATATGTTAATCAAGATGTTTTATGTACTGATATCAGCTGCAGAAGGTCCTTTTTCCATTGCTGTCATAACTTCCTCCATCTTTTCTAACTGACCCAACCGGCCATACAGATTTAATATGCTGTTGATGACGAAAGTGTCTAGCTCCAGCCCGGACACTTGTATCTGGTTAACAATGTCCTCACATTTAGCTACGTTGCCAGCTTTGGAGTAGGCGGATAAAAGTAGCATATGGGATTTCTCTGTCGGGGTTATTCCTAATCGCTTCATCTCTTCAAACGTAGCTTGTGCATCTGATATAAAAACAGACTCGTTCGTTATAGTTTCAATCACGAACACAATTTTGCCTTGAATCAATGTCATTTCATCGTCATGTGAAATGAGTAAAGATCAAATTATTTCAAGCAAATGAGTGAAAAGTATGAGGTCTAATTGTTATTCTTTACCTTCATGAAGACCAACGCTTCCATATGCATCTACCATGATATAATACGAAGCTCTATCAGGTTCACACCCATGCGCTGCATGAGGGAGAAAATTTCTGCAGCTCCCTAAGGAAACCCTGCACGACTGTAGGGAGCAACATCTTGTAGAAGTTGGGGTGTATACTGCTGCTTATCGTGCAATGAAAGTTTTGTACAGTTACTTGATCAAACTGCTCTAACTAAACTACAAAATTTAATCAGATCATAACCTGTAAGCTTCCATAAGGGCATTATACGCGTACACATCTGGCTCGTGCCCTGCTTCTTGCGTTTGCTCAAAAACTTCTTCCGCTTTGTCACAAAGTCCTTCCCTACCAAATGCATTTACCAAAGCCGTATACGCGCATATTTCTGTTAATGCAACTATACCTCAGAAAGTATTGAGCAAACAAGTTATTAAAGGGTCTAAATCTTTACCATGATGTTAGGGAAAAATTGCCCATGAGTCATGACAGAGTGACGAAAACTGCAGTAAGGCCAATCACATTGGCCATTTGTGAACAGAAAGGAAAAGGCAATTAAATGGAACTTGAAGCAGTAAAGCTCCGAAAGCGAAATTTAATGTCAGAAGTTGTGAAAGCCATGAGTCTTGAAACAAATAAGAAAGAGAGAATCAAGGAAATAGTAAACACAAAACAATGCACCCTCCTCGATACTGTGAAGCAGTCGAGTCAAGCTTGAAATTTTAAGCTAGTATTGACTAGTTTTCGCATACACCCATTACAAACCAATGATACAGAAACAGTACGCTTTTGAGTACGCATTCAGAAGCCGGGAATCAGAGAGTGAGTGAAGGGAGAAGGAGCACACATGAACGCTTGGAaattggaggaggaggaggaggaggagcttCCAGTCTGGTATTCTGTGAGAAGAAGATAGTGTTTGATGGCATGCAGGAAGGGTGAGGACAAAACATGTGAATTTTCAAAATATCTCACaccttatatatataaaggacAATACAACATCttatctttcttttctcttgttCTTACTTACCCGCCTAGCTTTAATCCAAATTTTACTCTTTTGCTAACGTTTGAATAAAACCATCTGTTAATTCATCTGTGCTAGGTTAAAGATATGCCATTCTTAAACAGAAAATGTCGTTTTGGGATCGCTGACCAACTAGTTCTTAGTGTAGCGGTGCTTATTTTAATGGTAGAACAGACGTCAAGTTcaaatagaaaataataccGAGGTTGGTTCGAGTATTTGGGAATGTATGCGAATGTGAAGTAAATCCGTTCTCGGCTATGACCTAATGGGAATAGCAAGTACGGTTTTGAAAACGAAAATGTTATCAAACGGCCCGTaacattttgaaaattaaggatGGCAACAACAGATTAAGTTCCACTTTAAATTCATAAATGGAGAGTTAATAAGCATTGTACAAATTTTGGGGCAAAAGTAAACGTGTTAACGCATTTCAAAGCTGTTCACAATGAGCTCAGGAATTGTAAGGCTTAAGGCTACAAATAATGGCAATACAATGCTGCTTGAGCTCAAGAAGTCTGCGACTCGGTTCCTAAAGATTCACAGCACAATCATATACCAAATCGTTCTTGCTTAATACGCaaccatcttgcaacataaattGGACTtttaaaagttttgttttttcgaattttcCGCTGCAACAGCCACACTACTCAACCTCAGCCAAATAATCTTCAATCTCTGCTGGGGTCAGCACTCTGCAATAAGGTAAgcataaaaattaattagaaataCACTCCGATGGGCAATGAGCAATCATTTATAAGTACCAATTATGATTAAAGGACACTAGTGCGGTGTCACGGGCTTGGCACACACCTAATGTGTTCATCTCTTCGGTGTCTATACCAAGTACATTAAAAACAAAGGTTTTGCTTCTAAACACAGTCCAGATGCAGTTACCCCTTCTTTTATAGCAGTTGGAAATAATTTCAACTTTGTGAAATCAAAGCTAATCCTTTAGCACTTGGCTACTTTAAAGTTGAGTAAGTTGGCTCCTTGGACCTAAATAAGGATAGGGGGAGGTGAAGGGTTCTCTTCTTTAATGCGTTGACATagtacttttatttttcattggaTTTTGCATGCCACGTGTATGTTAACTAACATGCATCCTATATCTCGCTAAAGTATTTTCTGCAATCAAAACTATATTTAGTAAATTGACTTAAGAGCAAAGATGCCTCGGCAGGAAGTAAAGATGGAGCTTAACCTGAACTTTTTGTCTGTGCCAATAATCCCAATCTCAATGTTTTTTCCTGAGATTTGTCCTTCAAATCTGCATCAAATATGAAGCAACTACTTATACCGCTGACGGATAAAACAAAGTTTCTTCCACTTTCTGTGGCTCCTAAGCATTGTgtatttataaaagaaaaaataaaaacataaattctGGAAGTTAATGGTTATGTTATATACCCttccttcaaagtcaaaatAGCCGTGTGCACAGCATCATCAAGCTCCATATCTTCAGTATACCTATTAGAAAAGAATAATAAAGAAACACACTTCACATTTGAGGACTATAAAGAAATTGAGGccgaaattttaattttatccaGCATAAACCATGTCTGACTATTCAAccagaaaacagaaaaacacGTCTGAGTACCTCTTCTCAAGAAAAGTTTTTGCATTTGAGACATTCTTCCCCATTGCAGAGGCTTTCCATGAGAAATATGAACCGGAAGGATCAACCTACAGAGAAATATAAATTAACCATATCAATAGTAGTAGAATTAGCAGAATTAGCAATCATATAACTGTCAACATAGGACAATATATAATTTTCATTACACTACTATTCCTGACAGGAGTTTCTCCTCTCCGCCCATCCAAAATAGAGTTAAGATTCAAGAAAACTAAAAGCACACAGAAGTACAACCCATTGCATGAAGAGGTTGAAATGACTAAATCAGCTCAAGCAAGATTACTAATGGTCAATTTAACAACCTAATTTTTGTTAAAAGCAACACATTCCACATATTAGATATTTCTACGCCTGCAAAAAAATTTGTTTAACAAACTAACAAAGCTAAATATTGGGCAGCAGCAACCCAACCAAATA
This genomic interval from Malus domestica chromosome 05, GDT2T_hap1 contains the following:
- the LOC103435283 gene encoding glycine cleavage system H protein 2, mitochondrial isoform X3 — translated: MASRLVWASRAASYLRIQTTLRGFASVVKDLKYADSHEWVKVDGNSATIGITDHAQDHLGDVVYVELPEAGAAVKQGEGFGAVESVKATSDVYSPVSGKVTEVNEELSNSPGLVNSSPYGDGWIMKVEISDSGELNKLLDAEKYTKFCEEEDAH
- the LOC103435283 gene encoding pentatricopeptide repeat-containing protein At2g35130 isoform X2, translated to MGNFSLTSWEGLCDKAEEVFEQTQEAGHEPDVYAYNALMEAYRVSLGSCRNFLPHAAHGCEPDRASYYIMVDAYGSVGLHEDAQATFEEMKRLGITPTEKSHMLLLSAYSKAGNVAKCEDIVNQIQVSGLELDTFVINSILNLYGRLGQLEKMEEVMTAMEKGPSAADIST
- the LOC103435283 gene encoding pentatricopeptide repeat-containing protein At2g35130 isoform X1 — its product is MHLVGKDFVTKRKKFLSKRKKQGTSQMCTRIMPLWKLTAVYTPTSTRCCSLQSCRVSLGSCRNFLPHAAHGCEPDRASYYIMVDAYGSVGLHEDAQATFEEMKRLGITPTEKSHMLLLSAYSKAGNVAKCEDIVNQIQVSGLELDTFVINSILNLYGRLGQLEKMEEVMTAMEKGPSAADIST